The genome window CAATGAGGAAATAGAAAAGATTCACATTCTAATCTTAAacttgaaattttaaaaattaataatgcgAAAgggaaaacaaatttaaaaaattaagaaagCAGATAATCATTATAGTTTATTCCATCAAGGTTGTCATTATAGTTTAACCAGAAAAAATCCAGCAAACCCAGTGGTTATAGTTGACAAGTGATATGGAAAAGAAAGATCAGTGCATGAATCAACAGTTTCTACCCAAATCCTATATTTCATCTAATTGGTCAAAAAGGAACAGGTGATGTCATAGTGAAAGGGAGAAAAACCACAGACGAATCTGGATCAGTATTACCTGATGACACCCATAGACATCAAATGACAGCTTGCTCCAACAAACAAGAGCTAGACTACCTCCATGGCAGAAAGGGATTCCTCTAATATATTCTGCAGCTCCTTCATTCTATGTTTTGTGAGAACGATGCAATCCTACAAATAACAAAATGTGTTAGTAGCCTTCATGGACTCTGTTCTCAATAAGTAACACATTATATTTAAACAAGAGACAGGAATAGTCTCTAGCATATGCCTTTACTGGTCTTCCATCACACTCTCCCAAAGTGATGTATAATGCGACAACAcaaggaaaaaaattaattaaatcagaAACTGTGAGACCTAAGTGCTAAGCCATTAAACAACCATAAACTCTTACTGATATATGCAAATGAACTGAATCATAACATTTTTtaagacaaaaacaaaaaagaaacaggTTGTCTAATGCACAAGACTTCTACCAATGTGGAATATGAAGACAATCAATCTATGGAATTTTACCCTTGCAAATGAAAAGACTTTGGATATTGTTTAAGATTAATGTATAATCAATTATCTGTACTTTGCAATAACGCTTTGTGATAACTAAAATTATGAAACATCCATGGGAAATGCACATCACAAAAACTTTCGCTTGTAAAATTAAATCTCATCAATATCTCATCAAAGACATCATTAAGATGTTTAAGAAGTTAAGAAGTTTATATATCTCACTTAGCAATAACATTTCCATTGTCATTTACCTAGTAGCTTTGCAAAAAATGGTATTGCGACGAACCTTAACAGTTGATGTGTGGGCAAGAACTGGTCCCCCCGGTTTATAGATCGAGACCAGCCGCTCTGAAGAATCCAAAACTACAGTTATAGAAGTTTCCATAATTGACTCTTCCTCAGCAGTTGGGTCTGCCAAGATGTACTTTTTGTGAAGTATGCATGTTAGAGAAAATGGGATACTGTGCAGCAAAAGCTTCCTCTCTTTATTAACCAATTCTGGTGTTGATTCATCTTCCAGTAGATCCCCAGAAACTGCAACTACTCTTCCATCATCACTGAGAGAAACAAGGGGGATTTGCACTGAAGAACAACAGGATTTATAttattaatcatcaaaatccagtATAAAGTACATATTTCGAAAATGTGAAAgatgttattatttttttttaaaatcctCTTATAGTTTATTACGTAGGACTCAAAATCAAGTATACACTACTATCAAAGAGATGAAAAAATTGATACAAAGTTTCAAACACAACAGAGAACAACAAGCAACAAACAAGAAGTGCTTTTTGAATGAGATCAACGTGAAAATTTTCAACAAAGTGCCATATGAAACTTATACATGGCTAAAGAAGATAAATAAACATAAGAGCAACAAAAAAAATGTCATATGAAGCTTATAGATGGCTGAAGAAGATAAATAGGCATAAAGTAACATGAAACAAACTATCAGATACTCAACATATAAGGTTTCCCAAATAATTTGTTTAAAATAAAGTTTGACATGTTTTGACCAAAGCAAATCAGAATTTTTAGAGCACTAAATTATACACTAAGAAAATAAGATACATATAAGAAGATAATGCAATTCTGCACCTAAACTAGAACATGCTTCCTTAAAGTAGGCCCATTGATTGCGACAATAAAGTGTGCATGTCATTTGCAACGTCTATGTAAATTGAAAATCTTATGAAAGGCAAAATTGCAGAGTTGCAATCTTATTTCACTAGAACATGAAATATggacaaaagaaaattaaattaaattaaaaataaaacaaaaaagaagttaaggagaaaaaaaatccaaagagATGTTTCTCAAATACACCCTCAAGGCTTACAGAATGAGAATTGATTCATTATTGAAATCAAAAGAGACTTTACAGTGAGAGAATGCAGCAATTGCAGAAAGTAGTGAGGCATCAAATAGAGAGCCATCAGAGTTGAGACAATAAATATCctgcaaaaaggaaaaaagaacatgCAGCTCATATTAAATTGAAAGAGAAGCACTTAGGAAATATTATCAAACTTTAAACTTGTAAACGTAATTTTAAAATGAATCAGAGCCAGCATGTACAGCATCCTTTGTCTTTATGCATAGAGAATTATATAAATACGCAAAATAAGCATCATCCAGAgacatattaaaatattaatagaaAGACCATACCAGATAAGCCATCCATGCAGCTTTTCCAGTAATCAAAGAAAGCTCCTTTAAATTTATCATCCCAGAACTGCAACAACTCAAACAACCCATACAAAA of Musa acuminata AAA Group cultivar baxijiao chromosome BXJ1-7, Cavendish_Baxijiao_AAA, whole genome shotgun sequence contains these proteins:
- the LOC135678163 gene encoding uncharacterized protein LOC135678163, with the protein product MAAASTSGSGRDIGGSGGGLAAGEMEVEAYRRLFPLPFYERHLLDSVRPDARPLHRARDTSIALGPVASADGSALVKIGDTTMLAAIKLEVMTPSADAPDEGSLAIEFHMPPICSPIVRPGRPAEVAPVVSKQLSDVILSSGMINLKELSLITGKAAWMAYLDIYCLNSDGSLFDASLLSAIAAFSHLQIPLVSLSDDGRVVAVSGDLLEDESTPELVNKERKLLLHSIPFSLTCILHKKYILADPTAEEESIMETSITVVLDSSERLVSIYKPGGPVLAHTSTVKDCIVLTKHRMKELQNILEESLSAMEVV